A single region of the Pseudomonas mandelii genome encodes:
- the folE2 gene encoding GTP cyclohydrolase FolE2, with product MNALTLPDIAAQASRQALPLDWVGMCGIALPVLFDGQRLSAKVDAGVSLDDGEARGIHMSRLYLALEALEQENLTPALLRRALQRFLDSHEGLSHGAYLKIDADLLLKRPALISPLAGWKTYPVSIEARLKNAMFHVELKIDVPYSSTCPCSAALARQLIQQQFVDDFANKSLQHADVLAWLGSTKGIVATPHSQRSNARLQLRLDDYLDDLPLIALINDAEAALGTAVQTAVKRADEQAFALANGQNLMFCEDAARRLNLALKRSPGINAFHIRVVHAESLHAHDAVAESRWNWVTA from the coding sequence ATGAATGCGCTGACTCTGCCGGATATCGCCGCGCAGGCTTCACGCCAAGCCCTGCCACTCGACTGGGTGGGCATGTGCGGCATCGCTCTTCCTGTGTTGTTCGATGGCCAACGGCTTAGCGCAAAGGTGGACGCCGGCGTGAGCCTCGATGATGGAGAAGCGCGCGGTATTCACATGTCCCGGCTGTATTTAGCGCTGGAAGCACTTGAGCAGGAAAACCTGACGCCCGCCCTATTGCGGCGAGCTCTTCAACGTTTTCTCGACAGTCATGAAGGGCTGTCCCACGGCGCTTACTTAAAAATTGATGCGGATTTACTGCTCAAAAGGCCGGCGTTGATCAGTCCGCTGGCCGGCTGGAAAACCTATCCAGTGAGCATCGAAGCGCGTTTGAAAAACGCGATGTTCCACGTGGAACTAAAAATCGATGTTCCATACTCCTCGACCTGTCCGTGTTCAGCCGCACTTGCCCGGCAGTTGATTCAGCAACAATTCGTCGACGACTTCGCCAACAAGTCGCTGCAACACGCTGATGTATTAGCGTGGCTTGGTTCTACCAAAGGCATCGTTGCGACACCGCACAGCCAACGCAGCAACGCACGTTTACAGCTGCGGCTGGACGACTACCTGGATGACCTGCCGCTGATTGCACTCATCAATGACGCCGAAGCGGCACTCGGCACCGCCGTACAAACCGCGGTGAAGCGTGCCGATGAACAAGCCTTCGCCTTGGCCAATGGGCAAAACCTGATGTTCTGCGAGGACGCCGCTCGCCGATTGAATCTGGCCTTGAAACGCTCTCCCGGTATCAACGCTTTCCACATACGCGTCGTCCACGCCGAAAGCCTTCATGCCCACGATGCCGTTGCCGAAAGCCGATGGAACTGGGTAACCGCATGA
- a CDS encoding metal ABC transporter ATP-binding protein: MIRCQALRWGAPGQPLTPPVDFELPEGSLTAVIGANGSGKSSLLKVIAGLQKPLAGKVSLAIPRKGSLSFLPQQQHLDRQFPISLQELVAAGFWGSKQSPEIRHQRIKAVLEDWCLTGLEQRPLMALSGGELQRALLARLSLAEAPLLLLDEPHAALDELGQSLLWKHLHNWHAEGRTLVVVCHDLAAVRQHIPQSLLIKSSGCILGPSTELIRQPQQVQVA; encoded by the coding sequence ATGATCCGTTGTCAGGCATTGCGCTGGGGGGCGCCCGGTCAACCGCTTACGCCCCCTGTGGATTTTGAATTGCCCGAAGGCAGTCTGACTGCCGTGATCGGCGCCAATGGCTCGGGTAAAAGCAGTCTGCTGAAAGTCATCGCGGGGCTGCAAAAACCCTTGGCCGGAAAAGTCAGCCTCGCTATTCCACGCAAGGGCTCGCTTTCCTTCCTACCTCAACAGCAACACCTGGACAGGCAATTCCCCATCAGCCTTCAGGAGTTGGTAGCCGCTGGTTTCTGGGGCAGCAAGCAATCGCCAGAGATACGCCACCAACGTATCAAAGCCGTGCTGGAAGACTGGTGCCTGACGGGATTGGAACAGCGCCCGTTGATGGCCCTTTCCGGCGGCGAATTGCAGCGCGCCCTTCTCGCTCGCTTGAGTCTTGCCGAAGCGCCTTTGCTGTTACTCGATGAACCCCACGCCGCGCTCGATGAGCTGGGCCAGTCGCTGCTCTGGAAACACCTTCATAACTGGCACGCCGAAGGTCGAACCCTGGTGGTCGTGTGTCATGACCTCGCCGCCGTTCGCCAACACATTCCTCAAAGCCTGCTGATCAAAAGCAGCGGCTGCATCCTCGGACCCAGTACCGAACTGATCCGCCAACCACAGCAAGTGCAGGTGGCCTGA
- a CDS encoding N-acetylmuramoyl-L-alanine amidase, with protein sequence MHRRHLLNWMLACAAFALPFGVSATQIRNARLWRSDDKLRLVFDLSGPVQYKTFSLSTPERLIVDLRGASLSGDFSQLALGNTVIRSIRSGRFGQGDTRIVLDLSGPVQLNSFLLPPQDGQGDRLVLDLKPSAPLNIVEATQARVDKAHPRRDVIVVVDPGHGGKDPGAVGAKGEREKDVVLSIAQLLAKRLKREKGFDVKLVRNDDFFVPLRKRVEIARKHNADIFISVHADAAPRLTASGASVYCLSEGGATSATARFMAQRENGADLLGATSLLNLKDKDPMLAGVILDMSMNATIAASLQLGSTVLGSLAAITSLHQKRVEQAGFAVLKSPDVPSILVETGFISNARDSQRLVTARHQQAVADGLFEGLQRYFQKNPPLDSYIAWQQQQKKAQA encoded by the coding sequence ATGCACCGACGTCACTTGCTCAACTGGATGCTGGCCTGCGCGGCCTTCGCGTTGCCCTTTGGTGTTTCGGCTACGCAGATTCGCAACGCGCGGCTCTGGCGATCGGATGACAAGCTGCGTCTGGTGTTCGATTTGAGCGGGCCGGTGCAGTACAAAACCTTCTCGCTAAGCACTCCCGAGCGGCTGATTGTTGACCTGCGTGGTGCCAGCCTCAGCGGTGACTTCAGCCAACTGGCGCTTGGCAATACGGTCATTCGTTCGATCCGGTCCGGGCGTTTTGGTCAGGGCGATACGCGGATCGTCCTCGACCTCAGCGGCCCGGTTCAGCTCAACAGCTTTCTGCTGCCGCCGCAGGATGGCCAAGGCGACCGGCTGGTCCTCGATCTGAAGCCATCAGCGCCGCTCAACATCGTCGAGGCGACCCAGGCGAGGGTCGACAAGGCTCACCCCAGGCGCGACGTCATCGTGGTGGTCGACCCCGGTCACGGCGGCAAAGACCCCGGTGCAGTGGGCGCCAAAGGGGAGCGAGAGAAAGACGTCGTCCTGTCCATCGCCCAGCTATTGGCCAAGCGGTTGAAACGCGAGAAGGGCTTCGACGTGAAGCTGGTGCGAAACGACGACTTCTTCGTTCCGCTGCGTAAACGTGTCGAGATTGCCCGCAAGCACAACGCCGATATCTTCATCTCGGTGCATGCGGACGCGGCGCCGCGTCTCACCGCTTCAGGCGCGTCGGTGTATTGCTTGTCGGAGGGCGGCGCCACCTCGGCCACGGCGCGTTTCATGGCGCAGCGGGAGAACGGCGCGGACTTGTTGGGCGCCACCAGTCTGCTCAATCTCAAGGACAAGGACCCAATGCTCGCCGGGGTGATTCTCGACATGTCGATGAATGCCACTATCGCCGCGAGCTTGCAGCTGGGCAGCACCGTGCTCGGCAGTCTGGCGGCCATCACCTCGCTGCATCAGAAGCGTGTGGAACAAGCGGGATTCGCGGTGCTGAAGTCGCCGGACGTGCCATCGATCCTGGTGGAAACCGGCTTCATTTCCAACGCTCGCGATAGTCAGCGACTGGTAACCGCCCGCCATCAGCAGGCTGTGGCTGATGGATTATTCGAAGGATTGCAGCGCTATTTTCAGAAGAACCCGCCGCTCGACAGCTACATCGCCTGGCAACAGCAACAGAAAAAAGCGCAGGCCTAG
- the zigA gene encoding zinc metallochaperone GTPase ZigA, whose protein sequence is MPNRLPVTVLSGFLGAGKSTLLNYVLRNRENLRVAVIVNDMSEINIDGSEVQRDVSLNRAEEKLVEMSNGCICCTLREDLLEEVSKLAREGRFDYLLIESTGISEPLPVAETFTFRDEEGQSLADIARLDTMVTVVDGMNFLLDYQAAESLASRGETLGEEDERSITDLLIEQIEFADVILISKIDLISRHEREELIAILERLNAQAHIIPMVMGEVPLKEILNTGRFDFEKAAQAPGWLQELRGEHVAETEEYGIASTAYRARRPFHPQRFFSFIDRPWVNGKLLRSKGFFWLASKHMDAGSWSQAGGLMRHGFAGRWWRFVPKTQWPQDEESTAGIMENWTAATGDCRQELVFIGQNIDFAQLTAELDNCLLSDDEMALGIEGWRLLSDPFGPWDEEVAA, encoded by the coding sequence ATGCCCAATCGTCTCCCCGTGACCGTCCTGTCCGGCTTTCTCGGCGCCGGTAAAAGCACGCTGCTCAATTACGTGTTGCGTAATCGCGAGAACCTGCGAGTCGCGGTAATCGTCAACGATATGAGCGAGATCAACATCGATGGCAGCGAAGTCCAGCGCGATGTCAGCCTGAATCGTGCCGAAGAAAAACTCGTGGAGATGAGCAATGGCTGCATTTGCTGCACCTTGCGCGAAGACCTGCTCGAAGAAGTCAGCAAGCTCGCCAGGGAGGGGCGTTTCGATTACCTGTTGATCGAATCCACCGGTATCTCCGAGCCATTGCCCGTGGCCGAAACGTTCACTTTTCGGGATGAAGAGGGGCAGAGCCTGGCCGACATCGCGCGGCTCGACACCATGGTCACGGTGGTCGATGGCATGAACTTCCTGCTCGACTATCAGGCGGCCGAAAGCCTCGCTTCCCGTGGTGAAACATTGGGCGAGGAGGACGAGCGCTCGATCACCGACCTGCTGATCGAGCAGATCGAATTCGCCGACGTGATCCTCATCAGCAAGATCGATTTGATCAGTCGCCACGAACGTGAGGAGCTGATCGCGATTCTTGAACGCCTCAACGCTCAGGCGCACATCATCCCGATGGTCATGGGTGAAGTCCCCCTGAAGGAAATCCTCAACACCGGGCGTTTCGACTTTGAAAAGGCGGCTCAAGCGCCAGGCTGGCTGCAGGAGTTACGCGGCGAACACGTGGCGGAAACCGAGGAGTACGGCATCGCCTCGACGGCTTACCGAGCTCGCCGACCGTTTCATCCGCAACGTTTTTTCAGCTTCATCGATCGACCGTGGGTGAACGGCAAACTGTTGCGCTCCAAAGGCTTTTTCTGGCTGGCCAGCAAGCATATGGACGCGGGTAGCTGGTCCCAGGCCGGTGGCTTGATGCGCCATGGTTTCGCCGGGCGCTGGTGGCGCTTCGTGCCGAAAACCCAGTGGCCGCAGGACGAAGAAAGCACGGCCGGGATCATGGAAAACTGGACGGCAGCCACCGGCGATTGCCGTCAGGAGTTGGTGTTTATCGGTCAGAACATCGACTTTGCGCAACTCACCGCCGAACTCGACAATTGCCTGCTGAGCGATGATGAAATGGCCTTGGGTATCGAAGGCTGGCGTTTGCTGTCAGATCCGTTCGGCCCTTGGGACGAAGAGGTTGCCGCCTGA
- a CDS encoding metal ABC transporter permease, with the protein MLAAAQLWQPFHEFVFMRRALLGGLVLACSTAPLGVFLILRRMSLIGDAVAHGILPGAALGFWFAGLSLPALTIGGLGAGLSMAGLAAWITRRTGLREDASLAAIYPISLASGVLILGIAGKRLDLLHLLFGSALAVDGPTLTGMLWVSGFSLIAMALIYRPLLLDTLDPLFLQTVSRLGPLAHGVFLTLVVLNLVIGFQAIGALMVVGLMMLPAAASRFWSRRLPMLIAIAALLGCLSVWLGLLLSFYYSLPSGPAIVLVAGGLYALSVVFGPVHGLLRRPPLLTSQ; encoded by the coding sequence ATGCTCGCGGCCGCTCAGCTTTGGCAACCGTTCCACGAGTTTGTATTCATGCGCCGTGCACTCTTGGGCGGATTGGTCTTGGCTTGCAGCACCGCGCCGTTGGGCGTGTTTCTGATCCTTCGCCGGATGAGCCTGATCGGCGACGCGGTGGCCCACGGCATCCTGCCGGGTGCAGCGCTCGGTTTCTGGTTCGCCGGCTTGAGCCTCCCGGCACTGACCATTGGCGGACTTGGTGCAGGCCTGAGCATGGCCGGACTCGCCGCATGGATCACCCGCCGAACGGGGTTGCGCGAAGACGCGAGCCTCGCTGCGATCTATCCGATTTCCCTTGCCAGCGGCGTGCTGATCCTCGGCATTGCCGGCAAACGCCTGGACCTGCTTCACCTGCTGTTCGGCTCCGCGCTGGCGGTCGATGGGCCGACGCTGACCGGCATGCTGTGGGTCTCCGGGTTCAGCCTGATCGCCATGGCGCTGATCTACCGACCCTTGCTGCTGGACACCCTCGACCCGCTTTTCCTGCAAACCGTCAGCCGTCTTGGCCCGCTGGCTCACGGCGTATTCCTGACCCTGGTGGTACTGAACCTGGTGATCGGCTTCCAGGCCATCGGTGCCTTGATGGTGGTCGGTTTAATGATGTTGCCGGCCGCCGCGTCGCGGTTCTGGAGTCGCCGTTTACCCATGTTGATAGCGATTGCCGCCCTGCTCGGCTGCCTCTCGGTATGGCTCGGCTTATTGCTGTCGTTCTATTACTCGCTGCCCAGCGGCCCGGCGATCGTACTGGTGGCGGGCGGTTTGTATGCGCTGTCCGTGGTGTTCGGTCCGGTGCACGGTTTGCTGCGCCGCCCACCTTTGCTCACATCCCAATGA
- a CDS encoding DUF1826 domain-containing protein: MLAPSLKLRPVVHQVQGETPQTLTRILEDGVNLAIWQRQLPAHISDFGCLLLSLNEPLAESRVLELPNEDTEPDLHELASGFRDLEGYAGFIADVSWLVSAFACLLGAKRIGLRVRVLDKAMCPRFHVDHVPVRLITTYSGAGSQWLKEGVMDRRQLGQPGAEPTQHSLIEQIVSGEVALLKGEKWHGNEGFGLIHRSPQPASGERRLILTLDWLA; encoded by the coding sequence ATGCTGGCGCCCAGTCTGAAGCTGCGGCCGGTCGTTCATCAGGTTCAAGGTGAAACGCCGCAAACCCTGACCCGAATTCTTGAAGACGGGGTAAATCTGGCGATCTGGCAGCGCCAGCTCCCGGCGCACATCAGTGATTTCGGGTGCTTGTTGCTGTCCCTGAACGAGCCATTGGCCGAGTCGCGGGTCCTGGAGTTACCCAACGAAGACACCGAGCCCGATCTGCATGAATTGGCATCCGGTTTCCGCGATCTCGAAGGCTATGCCGGTTTCATTGCCGACGTGTCCTGGCTGGTCAGCGCATTCGCTTGTCTGTTGGGCGCCAAGCGCATCGGCCTGCGCGTGCGCGTTCTGGACAAGGCCATGTGCCCGCGTTTTCACGTCGATCATGTGCCGGTGCGGTTAATCACGACGTATTCCGGAGCGGGCAGTCAGTGGCTGAAAGAAGGGGTGATGGATCGCCGGCAACTGGGCCAGCCTGGTGCCGAGCCCACGCAGCATTCGCTGATCGAGCAGATCGTCAGCGGTGAAGTGGCACTGCTGAAAGGCGAGAAATGGCACGGCAACGAAGGATTCGGCCTGATCCACCGTTCGCCGCAACCCGCGTCGGGCGAACGCCGTTTGATCCTGACCCTGGATTGGCTGGCCTAA
- a CDS encoding glutamine synthetase: MRIALKSALVTFSLLLAIDARAQIPNLATCTRSANLLACVDANGNAYSVNTVGSTIYLRGFERVGKRYWAQTNSRYGQLTFFTGIASDGEAWVGYNRRVGWTTINRFSSSGGSSARFTCSRISGC; this comes from the coding sequence ATGCGCATTGCCCTGAAATCAGCGCTGGTTACCTTTTCGCTGTTGCTCGCCATAGACGCCCGGGCTCAGATCCCGAACCTGGCCACATGCACCCGAAGCGCCAATCTGCTCGCCTGCGTGGATGCCAATGGCAATGCCTATAGCGTCAACACCGTTGGCAGCACGATCTACTTGCGCGGTTTCGAAAGGGTAGGCAAACGCTATTGGGCGCAGACCAACAGCCGTTACGGTCAGCTCACGTTTTTCACCGGCATCGCCTCCGACGGCGAAGCCTGGGTCGGTTACAACCGGCGAGTCGGCTGGACTACGATCAACCGTTTCTCCAGCTCGGGCGGCAGTAGCGCCAGGTTCACCTGTAGCAGGATCAGCGGCTGCTAG
- the pdxY gene encoding pyridoxal kinase PdxY, which yields MKRTPHLLAIQSHVVFGHAGNSAAVFPMQRVGVNVWPLNTVQFSNHTQYGQWTGEVLAPHQIPDLVEGIAAIGELGNCDAVLSGYLGSAAQGRAILTGVARIKSMNPKALYLCDPVMGHPEKGCSVPAEVSDFLLEEAASVADFMCPNQLELDSFSGRKPQSLFDCLAMARALLARGPKAVLVKHLDYPGKPADGFEMLLVTAEGSWHLRRPLLAFPRQPVGVGDLTSGLFLARVLLGDSLLAAFEFTAAAVHEVLLETQACASYELELVRAQDRIAHPRVKFEATAISL from the coding sequence ATGAAACGTACGCCCCATCTGCTCGCCATCCAGTCCCACGTGGTGTTCGGCCACGCTGGCAACAGCGCCGCGGTTTTCCCGATGCAGCGGGTCGGGGTGAATGTCTGGCCACTCAACACCGTGCAGTTCTCCAACCACACGCAATACGGCCAGTGGACCGGTGAGGTGCTGGCACCGCACCAGATCCCCGATCTGGTTGAAGGGATCGCGGCGATTGGCGAGCTGGGCAATTGCGATGCGGTGCTGTCCGGGTATCTCGGCAGTGCGGCTCAGGGCCGGGCGATCCTGACGGGTGTGGCGCGGATCAAGTCGATGAACCCCAAGGCGCTGTATTTGTGCGACCCGGTAATGGGCCATCCGGAGAAGGGCTGCAGCGTGCCGGCCGAAGTCAGCGATTTCCTGCTGGAAGAGGCGGCTTCGGTGGCGGACTTCATGTGCCCGAACCAATTGGAGCTGGACAGCTTCTCGGGGCGCAAGCCGCAGTCGCTGTTCGATTGCCTGGCGATGGCACGCGCACTGCTGGCGCGCGGACCGAAGGCGGTGTTGGTCAAGCATCTGGACTATCCCGGCAAGCCGGCGGATGGCTTCGAGATGTTGTTGGTAACGGCGGAAGGCAGCTGGCACCTGCGTCGTCCGTTGCTGGCGTTTCCGCGTCAGCCGGTGGGCGTTGGCGACCTGACGTCGGGGCTGTTCCTGGCGCGTGTGCTGTTAGGCGACAGCCTGTTGGCGGCCTTCGAGTTCACGGCGGCGGCGGTGCATGAAGTGCTGCTGGAAACCCAGGCGTGTGCCAGCTATGAGCTGGAGCTGGTGCGGGCGCAGGACCGGATTGCGCATCCGCGGGTGAAGTTCGAAGCGACTGCCATCAGCCTTTAA
- a CDS encoding DUF3301 domain-containing protein — protein MLTLGNIFVLMLLATGGAWLWHNHGLRERALERVKLHCTKLGIELLDGNVALKKIAFIKDANDRRRLARVYNFEFTVTGETRHNGTITQFGAHSAQIELAPYPMPFDDTPAVVDVEKPRAEVIELSQWRQEHTKWRP, from the coding sequence ATGCTGACCCTCGGAAATATCTTCGTGCTGATGCTGCTCGCCACTGGCGGCGCATGGCTGTGGCACAACCACGGCTTGCGCGAGCGCGCGCTGGAAAGGGTCAAGCTGCATTGCACCAAGCTCGGGATCGAGTTGCTGGACGGTAACGTGGCGCTGAAAAAGATCGCGTTCATCAAAGACGCCAACGACCGGCGGCGCCTGGCTCGTGTGTATAACTTCGAGTTCACCGTGACCGGCGAAACCCGCCACAACGGCACCATCACCCAGTTCGGCGCCCACAGCGCGCAGATCGAACTGGCGCCTTACCCAATGCCGTTCGACGACACGCCTGCTGTGGTCGACGTGGAGAAGCCTCGCGCGGAGGTGATCGAGCTGAGCCAGTGGCGGCAAGAACACACCAAGTGGCGTCCTTAA
- a CDS encoding CobW family GTP-binding protein, whose translation MLQNIPTHVIAGPLGAGKTSLIKHLLAQRPASERWAVLINEFGQIGLDAALLTRDADGIALGEVAGGCLCCVNGAPFQIGLGRLLRKARPDRLFIEPSGLGHPAQLLKQLSEAPWQGVLAVQPCVLVLDAQALAAGKPLPEAQQEALSSAGLLVLNKAEGLDVNDRQRIAAQLPARPLYWTQQARLPLNELPGLGVQAEAGVDNFIVPKGLAQMPAIWTDPALPICLSQAQDGGWSVGWRWHPTQTFDAARVGQWLESFAWRRAKLVIHSVDGWVSANALDNSPLEWQQSEWRQDSRIELIFGEPQEVASLQKALADCRTG comes from the coding sequence ATGTTGCAGAACATTCCCACTCACGTCATTGCCGGCCCATTGGGCGCGGGCAAGACCAGTTTGATCAAGCACCTGCTGGCGCAGCGGCCAGCGAGCGAGCGCTGGGCGGTGCTGATCAATGAGTTCGGCCAGATCGGCCTCGATGCCGCGCTGCTGACCCGGGACGCCGATGGTATCGCACTGGGGGAAGTGGCCGGGGGCTGTTTGTGTTGCGTGAACGGTGCGCCGTTTCAGATCGGCCTCGGGCGGTTGCTGCGCAAGGCGCGGCCGGATCGGCTGTTCATCGAGCCATCAGGGTTGGGCCACCCGGCGCAGTTGCTCAAGCAATTGAGTGAAGCGCCGTGGCAAGGCGTACTGGCGGTACAACCTTGTGTACTGGTTTTGGATGCCCAGGCGCTCGCCGCTGGCAAACCATTGCCCGAGGCGCAACAGGAGGCGTTGAGCAGTGCCGGTTTGTTGGTGCTGAACAAGGCGGAAGGTCTCGACGTCAATGATCGCCAGCGAATCGCCGCACAGCTGCCTGCTCGTCCTTTGTACTGGACGCAGCAAGCGCGCCTGCCGTTGAACGAATTACCGGGCCTTGGCGTTCAGGCGGAGGCGGGTGTGGATAACTTTATCGTGCCCAAGGGATTGGCGCAGATGCCGGCCATATGGACCGATCCTGCGCTGCCGATTTGCTTGAGTCAGGCGCAGGACGGCGGCTGGAGCGTCGGTTGGCGGTGGCATCCGACTCAGACCTTCGATGCGGCTCGCGTTGGCCAGTGGCTTGAAAGCTTTGCCTGGCGACGGGCGAAGCTGGTTATCCACAGCGTCGACGGTTGGGTATCAGCGAATGCGCTGGATAACTCGCCGTTGGAATGGCAACAGAGCGAATGGCGCCAGGATTCGAGGATCGAATTGATTTTCGGTGAGCCGCAGGAAGTGGCTTCACTGCAAAAAGCGTTGGCCGACTGTCGGACCGGTTAA
- a CDS encoding acyl-CoA thioesterase produces MEPGNAQLSMTVLMTPDMANFSGNVHGGTLLKYLDEVAYACASRYAGRYVVTLSVDQVIFREPIHVGELVTFLASVNYTGNTSMEVGIKVVTENIRERSVRHTNSCFFTMVAVDDDRKPAAVPPLQPQNSEDKRRFMQAQQRRQIRQELEKRYQEIKGDA; encoded by the coding sequence ATGGAACCCGGAAACGCCCAGCTGTCGATGACGGTATTGATGACCCCTGACATGGCCAACTTCTCTGGCAATGTTCACGGCGGTACCCTGCTCAAATACCTCGACGAAGTGGCCTACGCCTGCGCCAGCCGTTACGCCGGTCGCTACGTGGTGACCTTGTCGGTGGACCAGGTGATTTTCCGCGAGCCGATTCATGTCGGCGAACTGGTGACCTTCCTGGCCTCGGTCAATTACACCGGCAACACTTCCATGGAGGTGGGCATCAAGGTGGTGACCGAAAACATCCGTGAGCGCTCGGTGCGCCACACCAACAGCTGCTTCTTCACCATGGTGGCAGTGGATGACGACCGCAAACCGGCTGCCGTACCGCCGCTGCAACCGCAGAACAGCGAAGACAAGCGCCGCTTCATGCAGGCTCAGCAACGCCGGCAGATTCGTCAGGAACTGGAAAAGCGGTATCAGGAAATCAAGGGCGATGCCTGA
- a CDS encoding cation:proton antiporter, whose amino-acid sequence MHAISFIQDLAVIMLVAGVVTVLFHRFKQPVVLGYIVAGFIIGPHTPPFGLIHDEETIKTLAELGVIFLMFCLGLEFSLRKLFKVGATAFIAAFLEIVLMIWIGYEIGQWFDWNTMDSLFLGAILAISSTTIIVKALNDLKMKNERFAQLIFGVLIVEDILGIGIIALLSSIAVSGTVSSGEVFSTVGKLSLFMIVALVIGILLVPRLLAYVAKFESNEMLLITVLGLCFGFCLLVVKLEYSMVLGAFLIGAIMAESRQLLKIERLIEPVRDLFSAIFFVAIGLMLDPMILLQYAWPIAVITVAVVLGKMLSCGLGAFIAGNDGRTSLRVGMGLSQIGEFSFIIAALGMTLQVTSNFLYPVAVAVSVITTLLTPYLIRAADPLSIKLAAVMPQRLARVLGMYGEWLRSIQPQGEGALLASMIRRILLQVGVNLALVIAIFFSGAYFAERMSVYLQAWISDPSWQKALIWGGALLLSLPFLIAAYRKLKALSMLLAEMGVKPEMAGRHTQRVRRVIAEVIPILSLLVIFLLLAALSASILPTNKLLVLIVVVAAGVAALLWRWFIRVHTRMQVALLETLDNHKESSGH is encoded by the coding sequence ATGCATGCCATCAGTTTTATTCAGGATCTGGCAGTGATCATGTTGGTCGCAGGGGTGGTGACGGTGCTGTTCCACCGCTTCAAACAGCCGGTGGTACTGGGTTATATCGTCGCCGGCTTCATCATCGGTCCGCACACGCCGCCGTTCGGCCTGATCCACGACGAAGAAACCATCAAGACCCTCGCGGAACTCGGGGTGATTTTCCTGATGTTCTGCCTGGGCCTGGAGTTCAGCCTGCGCAAGCTGTTCAAGGTCGGTGCCACGGCATTCATCGCGGCGTTCCTCGAAATCGTGCTGATGATCTGGATCGGCTACGAAATCGGCCAATGGTTTGACTGGAACACCATGGATTCGCTGTTCCTCGGCGCGATCCTGGCGATTTCCTCGACCACCATCATCGTCAAGGCGCTCAACGACCTGAAGATGAAGAACGAGCGCTTTGCCCAGCTGATCTTCGGTGTGCTGATTGTCGAGGACATCCTCGGTATCGGCATCATTGCCTTGCTGTCGAGCATCGCGGTCAGCGGCACGGTCAGTTCCGGCGAAGTGTTTTCCACGGTGGGCAAGCTCTCGCTGTTCATGATCGTGGCACTGGTCATTGGCATCTTGCTGGTGCCGCGATTACTGGCCTATGTGGCGAAGTTCGAAAGCAATGAAATGCTGCTGATCACTGTGCTGGGCCTGTGTTTCGGCTTCTGCCTGCTGGTGGTCAAGCTTGAATACAGCATGGTCCTGGGCGCGTTCCTGATTGGGGCGATCATGGCCGAGTCACGGCAATTGCTGAAGATCGAGCGCTTGATCGAGCCGGTTCGCGACCTGTTCAGTGCAATCTTCTTTGTGGCGATCGGGTTGATGCTCGATCCGATGATCCTGCTGCAATACGCCTGGCCAATCGCAGTGATTACCGTGGCCGTTGTGCTCGGCAAAATGCTTTCCTGCGGCCTCGGGGCCTTTATCGCCGGCAATGACGGACGCACCTCACTGCGCGTGGGGATGGGGCTTTCGCAGATTGGCGAATTCTCCTTCATCATCGCCGCGCTGGGCATGACGCTGCAGGTCACCAGCAACTTCCTCTACCCGGTCGCCGTGGCAGTCTCGGTGATTACCACGTTGCTGACGCCGTATCTGATCCGCGCGGCTGATCCGCTGTCGATCAAGCTTGCCGCGGTGATGCCGCAGCGGCTGGCGCGAGTGTTGGGGATGTACGGCGAGTGGCTGCGCAGCATTCAGCCTCAGGGCGAGGGCGCGCTGCTGGCGTCGATGATCCGGCGGATTCTGTTGCAGGTCGGGGTCAATCTGGCGCTGGTGATTGCGATCTTTTTTTCCGGCGCGTATTTCGCCGAACGCATGTCCGTGTACCTGCAAGCGTGGATCAGCGATCCGAGCTGGCAGAAAGCGTTGATCTGGGGCGGGGCGTTGCTCTTGTCGCTGCCGTTTCTGATCGCCGCTTATCGTAAGCTCAAGGCGCTGTCGATGCTGTTGGCGGAGATGGGCGTGAAGCCGGAGATGGCAGGGCGCCACACGCAGCGAGTGCGCCGGGTGATCGCCGAAGTGATCCCGATCCTCTCGCTGCTGGTGATCTTCCTGCTGCTGGCAGCCTTGTCGGCCAGTATTTTGCCGACCAACAAGTTGCTGGTACTGATCGTCGTGGTGGCCGCCGGGGTGGCAGCACTGCTCTGGCGCTGGTTCATCCGCGTGCACACGCGGATGCAGGTGGCGTTGCTCGAAACACTGGACAACCACAAGGAGTCGTCCGGGCATTGA